Proteins encoded by one window of Nodosilinea sp. PGN35:
- the leuA gene encoding 2-isopropylmalate synthase — protein sequence MLTNPAEKYRPFAPVNLPNRTWPSQVITKPPIWLSTDLRDGNQALIEPMSVEQKLRMFELLVAIGFKEIEVAFPSASETDFTFVRRLIEEKRVPDDVEIQVLTQAREDLIRRTFESLSGAKRAIVHVYNATAPVFRRVVFRHDPAQTIALAVNAATLIRDLAAARPETRWRFQYSPEVFSQTELEFARDICNAVLEVWQPTPDRKAIINLPATVESATPNVFADQVEWMHRHLAYRDSVDLSVHNHNDRGCAIAAAELGQMAGADRVEGCLFGNGERTGNVDIVTLALNLYTQGIHPGLDFSRINEVARVVEDCTQLPIHPRHPYVGDLVFTAFSGSHQDAIRKGFAARHPDDLWDMPYLPLDPADLGRSYESVVRVNSQSGKGGIAFLLERHYNLSLPRRLQIEFSQVVQRAMDATGKEMTAPMLWDLFEQEYLRANAPFKYVSHHWRDDQNPTAISTTVDFQGTPLTREGQGNGPIDAFVAALGLGLRVHSYEEKSLGHGSDADAIALIEIAADWMDGNIHGVGIHSNIVTASLLAVLSAVNRGLATLTPAQRQGILPADQARIA from the coding sequence ATGTTGACCAACCCCGCCGAAAAATACCGCCCCTTTGCCCCCGTGAACTTGCCCAATCGCACCTGGCCCAGCCAGGTGATTACCAAACCCCCGATCTGGCTCAGCACTGACCTGCGCGACGGCAACCAGGCGCTGATCGAGCCGATGTCCGTAGAGCAAAAGCTGCGGATGTTCGAGCTGCTGGTGGCGATCGGCTTCAAAGAGATCGAGGTGGCCTTTCCCTCGGCTTCGGAGACCGACTTCACCTTTGTGCGCCGCCTGATCGAAGAAAAACGGGTGCCCGATGATGTGGAAATCCAGGTGCTGACCCAGGCGCGGGAAGACCTGATTCGCCGCACCTTTGAGTCGCTCTCTGGGGCCAAGCGGGCGATCGTCCACGTCTACAATGCCACGGCCCCGGTGTTTCGCCGGGTGGTGTTTCGCCATGACCCGGCCCAGACCATCGCCCTGGCGGTGAATGCGGCGACGCTGATCCGCGATCTGGCGGCGGCGCGGCCCGAAACCCGGTGGCGCTTCCAGTATTCGCCCGAGGTGTTTTCGCAGACGGAGCTGGAGTTTGCCCGCGATATCTGCAACGCCGTCCTTGAGGTGTGGCAGCCGACCCCCGATCGCAAGGCGATCATCAACCTGCCCGCCACAGTCGAAAGCGCTACCCCCAACGTGTTCGCCGACCAGGTGGAGTGGATGCACCGCCACCTGGCCTACCGCGACAGCGTGGATTTGAGTGTGCACAACCACAACGACCGGGGCTGTGCGATCGCCGCCGCCGAGCTGGGCCAGATGGCCGGGGCCGATCGCGTCGAGGGCTGCCTGTTTGGCAACGGCGAGCGCACCGGCAACGTCGATATCGTCACCCTGGCGCTGAACCTCTACACCCAGGGCATTCACCCCGGGCTGGATTTCTCGCGCATCAACGAGGTGGCTCGGGTGGTGGAAGACTGTACTCAATTGCCCATCCACCCCCGCCACCCCTACGTGGGCGACCTGGTGTTCACGGCCTTCTCCGGCTCCCACCAGGATGCGATTCGCAAGGGCTTTGCCGCCCGCCACCCCGACGACCTGTGGGACATGCCCTACCTGCCCCTCGACCCGGCGGATCTGGGCCGCTCCTACGAGTCGGTGGTGCGGGTGAACAGCCAGTCGGGCAAAGGCGGCATCGCCTTTTTGCTGGAGCGCCACTACAACCTCAGTCTGCCCCGGCGCTTGCAGATTGAGTTTAGCCAGGTGGTGCAGCGGGCCATGGATGCCACCGGCAAGGAGATGACTGCCCCCATGCTGTGGGACTTGTTTGAGCAGGAGTACCTGCGGGCCAATGCGCCGTTTAAGTACGTCAGCCACCACTGGCGCGACGACCAAAACCCGACGGCAATTTCCACAACTGTGGACTTTCAGGGTACTCCCCTCACCCGCGAGGGTCAGGGCAACGGCCCCATCGACGCCTTTGTGGCTGCCCTGGGGCTGGGTCTGCGGGTGCATAGCTACGAGGAAAAATCCCTGGGCCACGGCAGCGATGCCGATGCGATCGCCCTGATCGAAATTGCCGCCGACTGGATGGATGGCAACATTCACGGGGTAGGCATCCACAGCAACATTGTCACGGCCTCGCTGCTGGCGGTGCTCAGCGCGGTCAACCGGGGGCTGGCCACGCTCACCCCCGCCCAGCGGCAGGGTATTTTGCCCGCAGACCAAGCCCGAATCGCATAA
- a CDS encoding Uma2 family endonuclease → MHNISWQTYRSLIKDFEQEPAIRLTYDRGSLEIRIPLDPHETFKKLLGRLIEAATEELGLEIRSMGSRTCDREDLAKGLEPDQCYYIQHEVEVRGLAQIDLAHCPPPDLAVEIDITSSSLNPMAIYSALWHSRTLAVRW, encoded by the coding sequence TTGCACAACATTAGCTGGCAGACCTACCGCTCGCTGATCAAGGACTTCGAGCAGGAACCAGCAATTCGCCTCACCTACGATCGCGGTAGCCTCGAAATTCGGATACCCCTCGACCCCCACGAGACCTTCAAAAAGCTGCTGGGACGGTTGATTGAAGCTGCTACCGAAGAACTAGGGCTAGAAATTCGCAGTATGGGGTCGCGCACCTGCGATCGCGAGGATCTGGCAAAGGGTTTAGAACCCGACCAGTGCTACTACATTCAACACGAGGTCGAGGTGCGGGGCCTCGCGCAGATTGACCTAGCCCACTGTCCACCTCCCGATCTGGCGGTTGAGATTGACATCACCAGCAGCTCGCTCAACCCCATGGCAATCTACTCGGCCCTATGGCATTCCAGAACTCTGGCGGTTCGATGGTGA
- a CDS encoding glycosyl hydrolase family 8 codes for MMRLFNLRRSQTRLLLSVLPLALVLLAATPSCTTRTAACACLNPENGIALELPVNSPQNDLLIESWQAYRSRFIQDDGRVIDREDGDRTVSEGQAYAMLRAVAVNDPATFDRTYTWAKSNLARLDEAGEPTDLLWAWKWGQRPDGSWDALDPNFATDADIDAATALILAARRWSCPQYLDDARALLADIWNHGTLDLPNGNRQLIPGPAEAFSLEPDQIILNPSYFAPASFRLFAEVDPDHDWNSLIDSGYTLLSDLSEFSATGLPPDWIAYNPATGTYRQLPLDYPLQSRYSFDAFRVWWRVAQDAVWFNEPRAQAYLEGRTPELIRRWQQNGRLPARLTLDGNAEASFEATAHYAMVYLALTQVDPAIADEILREKLQPVYSNGFWDNDTAYYTQNLAWFGLLPLDISPDRLQSTAENLCQSQE; via the coding sequence ATGATGCGACTCTTTAACCTGCGGCGCTCTCAAACCCGCCTGCTGCTCTCAGTGCTGCCCCTGGCTCTGGTGCTGCTGGCCGCCACCCCCAGCTGCACCACTCGCACCGCCGCCTGCGCCTGCCTCAATCCTGAGAACGGAATTGCCCTAGAGCTGCCCGTCAACAGCCCCCAAAACGATCTGCTGATCGAGAGCTGGCAAGCCTACCGCAGCCGGTTCATTCAGGACGATGGCCGGGTGATTGATCGCGAAGACGGCGATCGCACCGTCTCCGAAGGCCAGGCCTACGCCATGCTGCGGGCCGTCGCCGTCAACGACCCTGCCACCTTCGATCGCACCTACACCTGGGCCAAAAGCAACCTCGCTCGCCTGGATGAAGCGGGCGAACCCACCGACTTGCTCTGGGCCTGGAAGTGGGGTCAGCGCCCCGATGGCTCCTGGGATGCCCTCGACCCCAACTTTGCCACCGATGCCGACATCGACGCCGCCACCGCGCTGATCTTGGCCGCTCGCCGCTGGTCGTGCCCCCAGTACCTCGACGACGCCCGCGCCCTGCTGGCCGACATCTGGAACCACGGCACCCTAGACCTTCCCAACGGCAATCGCCAGCTCATCCCCGGCCCCGCTGAAGCCTTTAGTCTGGAGCCCGACCAGATCATTCTCAACCCGTCGTATTTTGCCCCCGCCAGCTTTCGTCTATTTGCCGAGGTAGACCCCGACCACGACTGGAACAGTCTGATCGACAGCGGCTACACCCTGCTCAGTGACCTGTCGGAGTTTTCTGCCACCGGCCTGCCCCCCGACTGGATTGCCTACAACCCGGCTACGGGCACCTACCGCCAGCTCCCCCTCGACTACCCGCTGCAAAGCCGCTACAGCTTCGACGCCTTTCGGGTTTGGTGGCGGGTTGCTCAAGATGCCGTCTGGTTTAACGAACCCCGCGCCCAGGCGTACTTAGAGGGCCGCACCCCCGAACTGATCCGCCGCTGGCAGCAAAATGGCCGCCTGCCCGCCCGCCTCACCCTAGATGGCAATGCCGAGGCCAGCTTTGAGGCCACCGCTCACTACGCGATGGTCTACCTGGCCCTGACCCAGGTAGATCCTGCGATCGCTGACGAAATTCTGCGTGAAAAGCTTCAGCCCGTATACAGCAACGGCTTTTGGGACAACGACACCGCCTACTACACCCAAAACCTGGCCTGGTTTGGCCTCCTACCCCTAGACATCTCCCCCGACCGCCTCCAATCCACCGCAGAGAACCTCTGCCAATCGCAGGAGTAG
- a CDS encoding GAF domain-containing protein, whose translation MANSDSLVANAMATDRLNALMGQLSNVSPHSQNWARLMDELLATLGQRLRCDRVFLYLRCPDSQLGRVPFCWRSRPSVPQIYDPEWKPEPSSLADEDPMFAAALKAQPSIFVADVETASPTVLNRDFERATFGHRALIHAHLCSGQTLWGILQACVFDAPRQWSQADRHLIEQAIPGLTPLAQQYGQTHHPKANRG comes from the coding sequence ATGGCTAATTCCGATTCTTTAGTTGCCAACGCCATGGCAACCGACAGACTGAACGCTTTAATGGGCCAACTGTCTAATGTCTCGCCCCACAGCCAGAACTGGGCGCGGCTAATGGACGAGCTGTTGGCTACGCTGGGTCAGCGCTTGCGGTGCGATCGCGTTTTTCTCTACCTGCGCTGCCCCGATTCTCAGCTGGGGCGGGTGCCGTTTTGCTGGCGATCGCGGCCATCGGTTCCCCAGATCTACGACCCGGAGTGGAAGCCCGAGCCCTCATCTCTGGCTGACGAAGACCCCATGTTTGCGGCGGCGCTCAAGGCTCAGCCCAGCATTTTTGTAGCAGATGTGGAAACCGCCAGCCCTACGGTTTTAAACCGAGACTTTGAGCGCGCCACCTTTGGCCATCGGGCCTTAATTCACGCCCATCTGTGCTCAGGGCAAACCCTGTGGGGCATTTTGCAGGCCTGTGTCTTCGATGCTCCCCGCCAGTGGAGCCAGGCCGATCGCCACCTGATTGAGCAGGCTATCCCTGGGCTCACACCCTTAGCCCAACAGTATGGGCAAACCCACCACCCCAAAGCCAATCGGGGCTAG
- a CDS encoding pentapeptide repeat-containing protein, with translation MTPATLIDLINRYYQAGARDLHGLDLQGVNLAAAHLAAADLRRSNLTRANLNQADLTHIDGYQMTLAQADLRGASLANAVLREADLRKAHCHRATLVNADLRDSCLDHADFSHANLEGANLTKADLAHANLYWANLRYTNLTGANLAKANLTGAKFCQTVMPDGTIRDSECIVGQPSA, from the coding sequence ATGACCCCGGCTACCTTGATAGACCTGATCAATCGCTACTACCAGGCCGGCGCTCGCGATCTCCACGGGCTTGATTTGCAGGGGGTCAACTTGGCCGCTGCTCACCTGGCCGCTGCCGACCTGCGCCGCAGCAACCTAACCCGCGCCAACCTCAACCAGGCCGACCTCACCCACATTGACGGCTACCAAATGACCCTGGCCCAGGCCGATCTACGGGGGGCTTCTCTGGCCAATGCCGTACTGCGCGAGGCCGATCTGCGCAAAGCCCACTGCCACCGCGCCACTCTGGTCAACGCCGATTTGCGCGATAGCTGCCTCGATCATGCCGACTTCAGCCACGCCAATTTAGAAGGGGCCAACCTGACCAAGGCCGACCTGGCCCACGCCAACCTCTACTGGGCCAACCTGCGCTACACCAACTTGACCGGGGCCAACCTGGCTAAGGCCAACCTGACGGGGGCCAAGTTTTGCCAAACCGTAATGCCCGACGGCACTATCCGCGATTCAGAATGCATCGTTGGGCAGCCCTCGGCCTAG
- a CDS encoding Uma2 family endonuclease encodes MQQLQPDALTTIDYPDSDGQPMADNTKQFRWIVVIKENLELLFADNPQVFVAGDLLWYPVEGDNTMRQAPDAMVVMGRPKGDRGSYRQWEEGGLAPQVVFEILSPGNRFGEMLRKLGFYDRHGVEEYYIYDPDKLELTGLHRSPQGLEVIESMHGWVSPRLQIRFQMTDTGLELYRPDGQRFLTYTELGQLLEQERNRAEQERQRAEQERQRAEQERQRADRLAAQLRAAGLEPDDL; translated from the coding sequence ATGCAGCAACTCCAGCCCGACGCCTTAACCACAATTGACTACCCCGACAGCGATGGGCAGCCCATGGCCGACAATACCAAGCAGTTCCGCTGGATTGTGGTGATCAAGGAAAATCTGGAGCTGCTGTTTGCAGACAATCCCCAGGTGTTTGTTGCCGGAGATTTACTCTGGTATCCGGTGGAGGGGGACAACACCATGCGCCAGGCCCCCGATGCCATGGTGGTGATGGGGCGGCCCAAGGGCGATCGCGGCTCCTACCGCCAGTGGGAAGAGGGCGGCCTGGCCCCCCAGGTGGTGTTTGAAATTTTGTCGCCGGGGAATCGCTTTGGCGAAATGCTGCGCAAGCTGGGCTTCTACGATCGCCACGGCGTTGAAGAATACTATATCTACGACCCCGACAAGCTGGAGCTGACCGGGCTTCACCGCAGCCCCCAAGGGCTAGAGGTGATCGAATCCATGCACGGGTGGGTGAGCCCCCGGTTGCAAATTCGCTTTCAAATGACTGACACCGGGCTGGAGCTCTACCGCCCCGATGGCCAGCGGTTTTTGACCTACACAGAGCTGGGGCAGCTGCTGGAGCAAGAGCGCAATCGGGCCGAGCAGGAGCGCCAGCGGGCTGAGCAGGAACGCCAGCGGGCCGAGCAGGAGCGCCAGCGGGCCGATCGCCTGGCCGCACAGCTCCGGGCGGCGGGCCTCGAGCCTGACGATCTGTAG
- a CDS encoding BMC domain-containing protein, with translation MAIAVGVIETQTFPAVLAAADAMVKAGNVTVSVQDRSESGRQFVVIRGLVAEVKRAMEAGLVAANACPNLAEVTTHVIIPNPTDNIDAILPIGFTSASEPFRV, from the coding sequence ATGGCCATTGCCGTCGGCGTCATTGAAACCCAGACCTTTCCGGCGGTGCTGGCCGCCGCCGATGCCATGGTCAAAGCGGGCAACGTCACCGTCTCGGTGCAAGATCGCTCCGAGAGCGGACGGCAGTTTGTGGTGATTCGCGGCCTGGTGGCCGAGGTCAAGCGGGCCATGGAAGCGGGCCTGGTGGCGGCCAACGCCTGCCCCAACCTGGCCGAAGTCACCACCCACGTGATCATCCCCAACCCCACCGACAACATTGATGCCATCTTGCCCATTGGGTTTACCTCGGCCTCGGAACCGTTTCGGGTATAA
- a CDS encoding carbon dioxide-concentrating mechanism protein CcmK gives MPQAVGSLETRGFPPVLAAADAMVKAGRVTLIGYIRAGSARFAINIRGDVSEVKAAMAAGVEAAEKTPGGILETWVIIPRPHENVVAVLPIDFNDETEIYRQAVEQPILPGSTGR, from the coding sequence ATGCCACAGGCTGTCGGGTCGCTCGAAACCAGAGGGTTTCCCCCGGTGCTCGCCGCTGCCGATGCGATGGTAAAAGCGGGGCGCGTAACGCTGATTGGCTACATTCGCGCCGGTAGTGCCCGCTTCGCCATCAACATTCGTGGCGATGTCTCCGAAGTCAAAGCCGCCATGGCCGCAGGGGTAGAAGCCGCCGAAAAGACCCCCGGCGGCATTCTCGAAACCTGGGTGATCATCCCCCGCCCCCACGAAAACGTGGTCGCTGTGCTGCCCATCGACTTCAACGACGAAACCGAAATCTACCGCCAGGCCGTCGAACAGCCGATCCTGCCTGGTTCCACCGGGCGCTAG
- a CDS encoding DUF2945 domain-containing protein gives MTQTFKQGDKVSWNTAQGKTVGKVVKKLTSRTEIKGHTVAASKDDPQYLVESEKTGSQAAHKPDALTKED, from the coding sequence ATGACACAGACTTTTAAGCAGGGAGATAAAGTCTCCTGGAATACGGCCCAGGGCAAAACCGTTGGCAAGGTCGTGAAAAAACTGACCTCTCGCACAGAAATTAAAGGCCACACGGTTGCCGCTTCTAAGGACGATCCCCAGTATTTGGTGGAAAGCGAAAAGACCGGCAGCCAGGCCGCTCACAAACCCGACGCTCTCACCAAAGAAGATTAG
- a CDS encoding cation:proton antiporter, producing the protein MTAEPNFVLDLTLALGCSALGGYIAHRLKQPALLGYLITGLVIGPFGLGLQTDVEQIQALAEVGIAFLLFALGVEFSLAELRRVRAIALRGSLLQIGLTTLLVCSVSLLSGTADSPLQGIFLGLVLSLSSTAVVLKTLTDRGETATVHGQVMLGLLIAQDIALGLMLAVLPVLNQPDALGPALAIAALKFGLFLAGAIALGRWVVPQLIQHIAATESSELFLLTVVALCLGIAWVTSILGLSIAMGAFVAGLMISEIDYADQALGKILPLRDTFACLFFASIGMLIDPDLILNDLGRILELVALIMVGKALIILPIVMGFGYSLKTAVKASFGLNQIGEFSFVLALMGLELGLITEQRYSLLLGTIAISLMLTPLWINLAPKVADWLHNLPVLKDFLNQAEEPKLLSVPGDIHDHVIVAGYGRVGEVLVNVLLSRGYSVLVVENSETAIQRLRNRHAPLVQIPFVYGDADSELVLEKTSLETAKALAITLPDPTTTRLVLQRALLRAPELDIIARSHNNEEIDVLTQLGAREVVQPEFEAALELGSHLLNTLGEKSVEIQSVLDWIRQDRYRSIRPAAQVGKG; encoded by the coding sequence ATGACCGCTGAACCAAACTTCGTCCTCGATCTCACCCTGGCCCTGGGGTGTTCTGCCCTGGGTGGCTACATTGCCCACCGCCTCAAACAACCGGCCCTGCTGGGCTACCTGATCACCGGCCTGGTGATTGGCCCCTTTGGCCTGGGTCTCCAGACCGATGTGGAGCAAATTCAGGCGCTGGCGGAGGTGGGAATAGCCTTTTTGCTGTTTGCCCTGGGGGTCGAGTTTTCGCTGGCGGAGCTGAGGCGGGTGCGGGCGATCGCCCTGCGGGGCAGTCTGCTGCAAATTGGACTCACCACGCTGCTGGTGTGCTCGGTGTCGCTGCTCTCAGGCACCGCAGATTCACCGCTCCAGGGAATTTTTCTGGGGCTGGTGCTGTCGCTGTCGTCTACGGCGGTGGTGCTTAAAACCCTCACCGATCGCGGCGAAACCGCCACCGTCCACGGCCAGGTGATGCTGGGCCTGCTGATTGCCCAGGACATTGCCCTGGGGCTAATGCTGGCGGTGCTGCCGGTGCTCAACCAGCCCGACGCCCTGGGGCCAGCGCTGGCGATCGCGGCGCTGAAGTTTGGGCTGTTTTTGGCCGGGGCGATCGCCCTGGGGCGCTGGGTAGTGCCCCAGCTGATTCAGCACATTGCCGCCACCGAAAGCAGCGAGTTGTTTTTGCTCACGGTAGTGGCCCTGTGCCTGGGCATTGCCTGGGTGACCTCTATTTTGGGTCTCTCCATTGCCATGGGAGCCTTTGTCGCTGGCCTGATGATTTCTGAAATTGACTACGCCGACCAGGCCCTGGGCAAAATTTTGCCCCTGCGCGACACCTTTGCCTGCCTATTTTTTGCCTCCATTGGCATGCTGATCGACCCCGATCTAATCCTCAACGACCTGGGCAGAATTTTAGAGCTGGTGGCGCTGATTATGGTGGGCAAGGCGCTGATTATTTTGCCGATTGTGATGGGGTTTGGCTATTCGCTCAAAACAGCGGTCAAGGCCAGCTTTGGCCTCAATCAAATTGGCGAATTCTCCTTTGTGCTGGCCCTGATGGGGCTAGAGCTGGGGCTGATTACCGAGCAGCGCTACTCACTCTTGCTGGGCACGATTGCTATTTCCCTCATGCTCACCCCGCTGTGGATTAACCTGGCCCCCAAGGTGGCCGACTGGCTGCACAACCTGCCGGTGCTCAAGGATTTTCTCAACCAGGCGGAGGAACCGAAACTGCTATCGGTGCCCGGCGATATCCACGACCACGTGATTGTGGCGGGCTATGGCCGGGTGGGGGAGGTGCTGGTGAATGTGCTGCTCAGCCGGGGCTACTCGGTGCTGGTGGTCGAAAACAGCGAAACCGCCATTCAGCGCCTGCGCAACCGCCACGCGCCCCTGGTGCAGATACCCTTTGTCTACGGCGATGCCGACAGCGAGCTGGTGCTGGAGAAGACCTCTCTAGAAACCGCCAAGGCCCTGGCCATCACCCTGCCCGACCCCACCACCACCCGCCTGGTGCTACAGCGGGCGCTGCTGAGGGCACCCGAGCTGGACATCATTGCGCGATCGCACAACAACGAAGAAATCGACGTCCTGACCCAGCTGGGGGCCAGGGAGGTGGTGCAGCCCGAGTTTGAGGCCGCCCTAGAACTGGGCTCTCACCTGCTCAACACCCTGGGCGAAAAGTCGGTTGAAATTCAGTCGGTGCTGGATTGGATTCGCCAGGATCGCTACCGCAGCATTCGCCCGGCGGCTCAGGTGGGCAAGGGGTAG
- a CDS encoding lipopolysaccharide assembly protein LapB, translating into MIGALVLGLEIVVSPAALAQTSPQTREGYTMLDRGWVNDAIAAFQAALRQQPNSAEARLGLAIAYQRAGRDADAWNAYQAVLQVSPDNAPALAALGELGGYRPEWQPGGIQALTRLLDQNPGNVTALSQRALLYGYQGRFTESLADYDVLLGRNPSAQTLLGAAQIYAFSGDYAGALALFNRYRQSGVIPAEALTAYALARQETGDAAGAIALLEPQLREPTRTDDLSLGIRAGLANAYDASGQTAKALELLNPLVGKADARLALARAYSAIGRRQLDATLFEQATVLYRQALDAATAPSYGLRVEVADVLSEWPDTEPLALTMFEQLAVENPNTTSLMVKARLLAYSLGNASAATVAEQILPLLSPLPSSAPEQRAITTALVRLDHPDPALLPVYAAAAAAVDAPLLTYRIAQIYLSQGNLQAARDALASYSTTDAGQGDWGTALLVADLERQLGDLEASARRYEAVIAAQPGSQTTADALRGLAFVRTQQGQPEAALPVYLAAIAAHPDHPDYPLGYALLAYRTEQITATAAAATLDSWLASQSLENPPPELFELAGALPADGDRNHLYQTLLAQRPDDLWLRWRTVELLAQTNPTQAQTELDALIAANPDDLTVYFFQGDLAQRQGNLPLAATAYQRVLEREPENLGALAALAGVQFQQGNLVTARALYNQVLAVEPDYWEARYAIAELNIADDQKLSALDQLRQLPPQAAPINLDRRAQDVEFELLRRRGFQPSWERY; encoded by the coding sequence TTGATAGGAGCCCTCGTTCTCGGGTTAGAAATAGTCGTTAGCCCTGCGGCCCTGGCCCAGACATCGCCCCAAACCCGCGAGGGCTACACTATGCTCGATCGCGGCTGGGTGAACGATGCGATCGCCGCCTTCCAAGCAGCCCTGCGCCAGCAGCCCAACTCGGCAGAGGCGCGGCTGGGGCTGGCGATCGCCTACCAGCGGGCGGGCCGCGACGCCGACGCCTGGAATGCCTACCAGGCGGTGCTGCAAGTCAGCCCTGACAATGCCCCAGCGTTAGCAGCCCTGGGAGAACTGGGCGGCTACCGTCCCGAATGGCAGCCCGGCGGCATTCAGGCTTTGACCCGGCTTTTAGACCAAAATCCGGGTAATGTAACGGCTCTCAGCCAGCGGGCGTTGCTCTACGGCTACCAGGGACGCTTTACGGAATCACTGGCCGATTATGACGTCCTGCTGGGGCGCAATCCATCTGCCCAAACTCTGCTGGGGGCGGCGCAGATCTACGCCTTTAGCGGCGACTATGCCGGTGCTCTGGCCCTGTTCAACCGCTACCGGCAGTCGGGGGTAATTCCAGCTGAGGCGCTGACGGCCTATGCGCTGGCCCGGCAGGAGACGGGTGATGCGGCGGGGGCGATCGCCCTCCTAGAACCCCAGCTGAGGGAGCCTACCCGCACCGACGACCTTTCTTTAGGCATTCGCGCGGGCCTGGCCAACGCCTACGATGCCAGCGGCCAGACCGCTAAAGCGCTGGAATTATTAAATCCTCTGGTGGGCAAGGCCGACGCTCGACTGGCCCTGGCCCGCGCCTACAGCGCGATCGGTCGTCGCCAGCTCGACGCCACTCTGTTTGAACAAGCTACGGTGCTGTACCGCCAGGCATTGGATGCGGCCACCGCCCCCAGCTACGGGCTGCGGGTCGAGGTGGCCGACGTGCTGAGCGAATGGCCCGACACCGAGCCCCTGGCTCTCACCATGTTTGAGCAACTGGCGGTGGAGAATCCTAACACCACCAGCTTGATGGTAAAAGCACGCCTGCTGGCCTACAGCTTGGGAAACGCAAGTGCCGCCACTGTAGCCGAGCAAATCTTACCGCTGCTCTCCCCCCTACCCAGCTCAGCACCGGAGCAGCGGGCCATTACCACCGCCCTGGTGCGTTTAGATCATCCCGACCCGGCTCTACTGCCGGTTTACGCCGCCGCCGCCGCAGCGGTAGATGCGCCTTTGCTGACTTACCGCATCGCTCAGATCTACCTGAGCCAGGGCAATTTGCAGGCGGCCCGCGACGCCCTCGCCAGCTACAGCACCACCGATGCGGGGCAGGGCGATTGGGGTACAGCACTGCTGGTAGCCGACCTGGAGCGGCAGCTGGGCGATCTTGAGGCTAGCGCCCGCCGCTACGAGGCTGTCATTGCCGCTCAGCCCGGTTCACAAACCACTGCCGATGCCCTGCGAGGACTGGCTTTTGTGAGAACACAGCAAGGCCAGCCCGAAGCGGCGCTGCCGGTGTATTTAGCGGCGATCGCCGCCCACCCCGACCACCCCGACTATCCTCTGGGCTACGCCCTGCTGGCCTACCGCACCGAGCAGATCACCGCCACCGCCGCCGCCGCCACCCTCGATAGCTGGCTGGCCTCCCAAAGCTTGGAGAATCCTCCGCCCGAGCTGTTTGAGCTGGCAGGGGCACTCCCCGCTGACGGCGATCGCAACCACCTCTACCAAACCCTGCTCGCCCAGCGGCCAGACGACCTCTGGCTGCGGTGGCGCACCGTTGAGCTGCTGGCCCAGACCAACCCCACCCAGGCCCAAACCGAGCTGGACGCGCTGATTGCCGCCAACCCCGACGACCTGACGGTGTACTTCTTTCAGGGCGATCTGGCCCAGCGCCAGGGCAACCTCCCCCTAGCCGCCACCGCCTACCAGCGGGTGCTAGAGCGGGAGCCCGAGAATCTGGGTGCCCTGGCGGCCCTGGCCGGAGTGCAGTTTCAGCAGGGCAACCTGGTCACCGCCCGCGCCCTCTACAACCAGGTGCTAGCGGTCGAGCCTGACTACTGGGAGGCCCGCTATGCGATCGCAGAACTCAACATCGCCGACGACCAAAAGCTCTCCGCCCTAGACCAGCTGCGGCAGCTCCCCCCCCAAGCCGCTCCCATCAACCTCGACCGGCGCGCCCAGGACGTGGAGTTTGAGCTGCTGCGCCGCCGTGGCTTTCAACCCAGCTGGGAGAGGTATTGA